CGACACCTTCTACTTGGTGGGCGAGGATCACACAAACGGGGCTGCATTCCAAAACGTCAACTGTTATTCATCGAAAGACCTGGTGCAGTGGGAATACCAGGGCGCATTACTGTCGCTCACCAACACTACTGGTGACCTGGGACCTAGTCGTGTCGTCGAACGGCCCAAGGTGCTATGGAATGAGCGCACGAGCAAGTATGTATTGTGGATGCATATTGACAGCAGTAGTTATGGCGAGGCAAAGGTCGGCGTCGCTGTCGGTGATACAGTTTGCGGCAAGTATGAATATCTCAACAGTTCCCAGCCACTGGGTTTTCAGAGCCGAGACATGGGTCTATTTCAAGACGATGACGGGACAGCCTACCTGCTATCAGAAGATGTATGTTTGTTCCTTTTGAACTAGTTATAAATCATGGTCACAGGCTGATATAACCGTTGATGTGACAATATAGCGAGCCAATGGCCTTCGTATCGACCGCCTATCTGATGACTATCTAACAGTTGTCAATGCGACGTACCTGTGGCCAGATCATATTGAGGCGCCAGCTATGATTAAGATAGCTAACCGCTACTACATGTTTGGCAGCCATCTGACGGGGTGGACGCCAAACGACAACGTTTATACAACATCAACGTCAATCACTGGGCCCTGGAGCTCCTGGACCATCTTCGCCCAGAGCGGGTCACTTACCTATCAGTCTCAGACCAACTACGTGCTGAAACTCAGTAACAGCGAGGCCTTTTACCTCGGTGATCGCTGGATCTCAAGCGATcttggcagcagctcttACATCTGGCTTCCGCTCAACATATCTGGGACATCTGTGAATATGCCATATTTCTCCAGCTGGGTCCCCAACGTAAGCGAAGCAACGGCAGAAGGCTCTTGGAAAGTGTCTCCG
This portion of the Trichoderma atroviride chromosome 6, complete sequence genome encodes:
- a CDS encoding uncharacterized protein (EggNog:ENOG41~SECRETED:SignalP(1-20)~CAZy:GH43); its protein translation is MQFRSGVWAALLACVQTASATLQIVPGATWTASNGLHMQAHGGGLIKVDDTFYLVGEDHTNGAAFQNVNCYSSKDLVQWEYQGALLSLTNTTGDLGPSRVVERPKVLWNERTSKYVLWMHIDSSSYGEAKVGVAVGDTVCGKYEYLNSSQPLGFQSRDMGLFQDDDGTAYLLSEDRANGLRIDRLSDDYLTVVNATYLWPDHIEAPAMIKIANRYYMFGSHLTGWTPNDNVYTTSTSITGPWSSWTIFAQSGSLTYQSQTNYVLKLSNSEAFYLGDRWISSDLGSSSYIWLPLNISGTSVNMPYFSSWVPNVSEATAEGSWKVSPPNSVYEGETGTYANGAKTVSCSGCSGAGSAGWLGGPSNGTVTFHQISSSVDTMTTITIQYRNGDSAPRFGAVVINGGTPVKLEYLPSGSGVSNSTLHTLLQKGNNTITCGGVGDTTYAADVDRLIVPVS